The nucleotide sequence TTATATTTATAACAAGATATATAAAATAATATGGATTGATATTTAACCAGCGATAATACAATATTCTTGGATTAGAATATCTCTTCTTTTAAATTACCAGGAAATTGCAAAGTAAGTTTTTCTCGCTTAACCTCAACATCGATTTTCCGTTTTTCATTGACTTGGTATTTCTTGAGGACAATCTCGGCTAATTTAATCCTCTTTTTATTTATAATGATTTCTTCGCCCCATAGTTCTAATGTCTGTTGATTATCGTTTATGTCGGCTTTAGTTCCATCTAAAAGCGAAACTGGTTTCTCACTTAATACATTTTTATTTAATTCTTTTCCTTCGGGTTCCAAGC is from Candidatus Nitrosocosmicus arcticus and encodes:
- a CDS encoding DUF2382 domain-containing protein yields the protein MKIEKKWITVKKKIEIPLKYEEVFINGKMFDSYNDKEIGEIFSRIKSKISDVFLHERTGFEDNKQLDSTGSEIEIVCLEPEGKELNKNVLSEKPVSLLDGTKADINDNQQTLELWGEEIIINKKRIKLAEIVLKKYQVNEKRKIDVEVKREKLTLQFPGNLKEEIF